The Anaerolineales bacterium region ACACGGGGATTCGCAACTCGGCGGGAGATTATATTGCGTTGTTGGATGGAGACGATTATTATCATACAGATAAGTTGAAAGCCCATGTCGAATTCTTTGAACAACACCCCGATGTAGATATCACTTACAATCCTCGCTTCGAACTCAATCATTCCTCGAAAACTATTCGCGAGCTGTGGCGCCCTCCAGCCTCCGTAAATCTTCACGACCTGATTTTTGGTTTTCCATTTGGGCCAAGCGATATGATCATTAAACGAGAAGCTGTACTTCAAGTGAATATGTTCGATGAGTATTATGTCTATGTAGGCGAGGATCTTGATTTCAATTGCCGTTTAGCTCTCGCCGGATATAAATTCGCTTCTGTAGACCGCGCGCTTAATTATCGTCGCTACCATTCAGGCCGGTCCATTAATGATATCCGTTATTTTGTTAATTGCACGCTGCGAGCGCTAAAATCAACCTTCTCAGATTCAAGATGTCCACAAAAGATAAATGCGCTGGAGAATCAAGCAGTTGCTGCTCATTATATTCTTTGGTCCGCAATTGCTTTTATGCAAAACGATACTGAGCTGGGACAGGAGTATTGTCGGGCTGCAGTAAATTTGAATCCGGCGTTCTTATCTGGCCAACCAAATCAATTACTTGATACGTTGATTTCCTATAGTATTGTGGATGAAAATCTCGATCATGAAGAGCTTTTGCATAGGGCGATCTCTCAGTTGCCATCAGAATTGAGATGGATGGCTGATCAAACCGACTGGGCAATAGGGCGTGGTTCCCTTTGGCGATTTGTCCGGGCAGTAATGTGGGAGCGTGAAGAAGATGCAAGAATCCATTATAAGCGGGCATTTTCCCGCAAAGCGA contains the following coding sequences:
- a CDS encoding glycosyltransferase family A protein encodes the protein MSYPLISIIIPAYNNAEYLGDAVRSVLNQTYSKFELILVNDASPDNTDEVVKRFGDPRIKYIVHDVNRGLSAARNTGIRNSAGDYIALLDGDDYYHTDKLKAHVEFFEQHPDVDITYNPRFELNHSSKTIRELWRPPASVNLHDLIFGFPFGPSDMIIKREAVLQVNMFDEYYVYVGEDLDFNCRLALAGYKFASVDRALNYRRYHSGRSINDIRYFVNCTLRALKSTFSDSRCPQKINALENQAVAAHYILWSAIAFMQNDTELGQEYCRAAVNLNPAFLSGQPNQLLDTLISYSIVDENLDHEELLHRAISQLPSELRWMADQTDWAIGRGSLWRFVRAVMWEREEDARIHYKRAFSRKATIDKDFLRQLSAQIDSYGIEFGERAAHRVIELLIPRLEKLGNAADVRWLVSHYLVNFAFRSYKAGEYASVQKAISRAVANNPSYLFNRGVIKIYISSLLSQAY